Sequence from the Actinocatenispora sera genome:
ACCGCACCGGTGCTGGCCTGGCTGATCGCCCCCGGTACGCCGGTGGACGCGGCGGTGCGGCGCGACGTCGACCTGTCCTGCGCGACGCTCGGTGGCCTTGCCGCTGCCGCCGCGGCGGGGCGGGCGGCGGACCGGCCGGCCCGGGTACACCTCAAGATCGACACCGGTCTCTCGCGGGGCGGTTCGACCGCGGGCAGTTGGCCAGATCTGGTCACCGCCGCGGCGAAGGCGCAGGCGGACGGGGCGGTGCAGGTGGTCGGCGTGTGGAGCCACCTGGCCTGCGCGGACGAGCCCGGGCATCCGAGCGTCGACCGGCAGCTGGCCGCGTACCACGAGGCCCTGGACGTCGCCGAGCGCGCCGGGCTGCGGCCGACGCACCGCCATCTGGCCAACTCGGCGGGCCTGCTGACCAGGCCGGACACCCACTTCGACCTGGTCCGTCCGGGCATCGCGTGCTACGGGTTGTCGCCGGTGCGGGGCTGGCCGAGCGCGGCGGCGCTGCGGCCGGCGATGACGGTCCGGGCGCGGGTGTTGATCAGCAAGCAGGTGCCGGCCGGCACCGGCGTCTCGTACGGGCACACCTACCGCACCGAGCGGCCGGGCACCATCGCGGTGATCCCGCTCGGCTACGCGGACGGGGTGTTCCGGGCGGCGAGCAACGCGGGCCAGGTGTGGCTCGCCGGCGCGCGCCGGACCATCGCCGGGCGGGTCTGCATGGACCAGTTCGTGGTGGACGTCGGCGACGCTCCGGTGGGGGACGGGGACGTCGCGGTGCTGTTCGGGCCGGGCGACGGCGGCGAGCCGACGGCGGACGACTGGGCCGATGTGATCGGCACGATCAACTACGAGGTGGTGTGCCGGCTGGGCATCTCGCGCGCGGTGCGGCGGTACGTCGGCGGCGCGGCGTAATGCCCGATCGACGCAGCAGGGCCCGTACCGCCGGGCTGGTGGGCGCGGCTGTCGGTGCCGCGGCGGCGGGGGTCGCCGGCGGCCTCGCGGTGCGGGCGCTGCTGACCCGGCGCGATCGCGCCCCGGCCCCGGTCGACCCGTACGCGGACGAGCCGTTCGACGCGCTGCCGGCGGACGCGGAGCTGGTCGTCACCACCGACGAGGGCGTCGACCTGCACGTCGAGGTGGTGGAGCCGCCGGGGCGTGGTGCGCCGGCGCTGACCGTCGTGTTCGTGCACGGGTACGCGCTGGATTCCGGCACGTTCCACTTCCAGCGCCGGGCGTTGACCGAGTTGACGTCACCGCGGCTGCGGCTGGTCGCCTACGACCAGCCGGGCCACGGCCGGTCCGGTCGGCTGCCGGCGGGGGAGTACTCGATCGACGCGCTCGGCGGCGCGCTGTGGCGGGTGATCGAGGAGGTCGCGCCGGACGGCCCGCTGGCGCTGGTCGGTCACTCGATGGGTGGGATGACCATCATGGCGCTGGCCGAGCGCCACCCGGAGCTGTTCGAGCCGGGCGGCCGGATCCGCGCGGTCACGTTCGTTTCCACCTCGGCCGGCGAGCTGGCCGGGGTTCCGTTGGGGCTGCCCAAGTTGCTGCCCCGGGCGAGCCTGCTGCCGGCGCTGGCGAACGCGGCGAAGCTGACGCCGGGCATCATCGACCGGGCCCGCGGCGCCGCCGGCGACATCGCGTACCTGCTGACCCGGCGGTACGGGTTCGCCGGTGCGACGCCGAGCCCGGCCGTGGTGAAGTACGTGGAGCGGATGAACGCGCGCACCTCGGTCGAGTCGATCGCCGGCTACGTCAAGACGCTGTACGAGCACCGCCGCTACCGCGCGCTGGAAGCCTTGCGGCACACCAGGGTGCTGGTGATCGCCGGCGACTCCGACGTGTTCACGCCGCTGTCGCACGCGCAGGAGATCACCCGGCTGCTGCCGAACGCGACGCTGCTGGTGTTGCCGGACGCGGGGCACATGGCTTTGCTGGAGTACCCGGACGCGGTCACCGAGCCGCTGCGCGTGCTGCTGGTGGCGGCCGCGAAGAAGAGGAGTACCACGTGATCGGCACCGTCCACCATGAACTGTCCACTGTGGATGATACGCGGGCGTTCGGCGAGCGGCTGGCCCGGTTGCTGCGGGCCGGCGACCTGGTCGTCCTGGTCGGTCCGCTCGGTGCCGGAAAGACCGCGCTGACCCAGGGGATCGGCGCCGGACTGGGCGTGCGCGGTGACGTCACCAGCCCGACTTTCGTGATCGCCCGGGTGCACCCGCCGGACCCGGCGCGGGGCGGTCGGCTGCCGCTGGTGCACGTCGACGCGTACCGGCTGGGCGGCGCGCTGGAGGTCGACGACCTGGACCTGGACGCCAGCGCCGAGGACTCGGTGACGGTGGTCGAGTGGGGGCAGGGACTGGTCGAGCAGCTCGCGGACGCTCACCTGGAGGTGCGCATCGACCGGCTCGACGACGACACCCGCACCGCCACCCTGATCCCGCACGGCGGCGACTGGGCCGACCGCCTCGCCACCCTCTGACACCCTAGCCGGCGGTACCCAGGTCGAAGCCTGCCCGGGGACGTCCGCGCGACCGCGGCATCAGGCGCCGAGGAAGGGCAGCAGCGCGGCGGTGAGCTGGGCCGGGGCGTCCTCCTGGACCAGGTGGCCGGCCCCGGGGACGACGGTCAGTTCGGCCGGCCCGATCAGGCCGGCGAGTTCCCGGCCGCGGTCGAGCGGGATCCACTCGTCGTCGCCGCCCCAGCAGATCAGTGTCGGGATGGCAATGTCGCCGAGCAGGTCCCGGAACTCGTCGGTGTAGCTCTGGTCGGCCTGCGCGATCTGCCGGTAGAACGCGGACTGACCGGTGTCGCCCAGCCACGGCCTGACCAGCGCGTCCAGCGTCGGGGGAGGCAGCCCCGGTGCGCTCGCCGACGCCACGTACCGTCGCACCAGCGCCTCGTGCAGGTGGCCGGGAAGCTGCTCGAACACCTCGGTGTTGGCGCCGACCAGCCGGAAGAACGGCGAACCCCACGGCGCGAGCGCGACCGGGTCGACCAGACCGAGCCGCCGGTACCGGGCGTGGTGCAGCAGCAACGCCCGCAGCGCGACGGCGCCGCCGAAGTCGTGCGCCACCACGGCGGGCGCGGGCAGCCGCCAGTGCTCGAGCAGTTCGGTGAACACCCGGGACTGCGCGCCGAGGGACACGTCCTGCCCGGCTGCCATCGCCGACGCCCCGTAGCCCGGCATGTCCCAGACGTACACCCGGTACGTGGCGGCGAGGGCCGCGGCGACGTTGCGCCACACGTACGAGGCGAACGGGGTGCCGTGCAGCAGGACGACCGGTTCGGCCCCGTCCGGGCCGAGCACGTCCCACCGAACGGTGCCCGATTCGCTCTCGTACGTCCTGCTCAGCCGCCATGTGCCCATTCGCCGATGGTGCCAGTGTCGGGTGCGCTCCGGCGCGGTCGGGGGGCTCGCCGTCTCGGTAACTGCCGACGGCGGCACCGGCGGCCGGTCGGGTGGTCGAAGGTCGGTCCGCGGGCGCGGACGACCGCAAGGCAGGATGGGTACGTGCTGGTACTGGGTGTTGACACGGCGACAGCGGCGGTGACCGCGGTGCTCGCCGAGGTGACCGACGACGATGTGCGGGAACTGGCCACCGAGGTGACCGTGGCCGCGCAGGCGCACGGCGAGCGGCTCGCGCCGGCGATCGAGGCGGTGCTGACCGCGACCGGGCGCACGCCGGCCGATCTGGTTGCCGTGGTCGCCGGTACCGGTCCGGGGCCGTTCACCGGCCTGCGGGTGGGGCTGGTGACCGCCACCGCGCTCGGCCAGACCCTGGCGATCCCCACGTACGACGTGTGCACGCTGGACGCGCTCGGCGCGGTCGCCGGTGCCGGCCGGGTGCTGGTCGCCACCGACGCGCGGCGCAAGGAGATCTACTGGGCGACCTACCTCGACGGGGTCCGGCAGACCGGGCCGGCGGTGGCCAGGCCCGCCGAGGTCGCCGACGGGTTGGCCGTCGACCGGGCGGTCGGTGCCGGCGCGGTGCAGTACGCGGAGATCCTCGGCGTGCCGGTGGCCGACGAGCCGCGCTACCCGGTCGGTACCGCACTGGTCGCGCTGGCCGCCGACCGGATCCGGGCCGGTGCGCCGGGCGAGACGCTGGTACCCCGGTACCTGCGGCGACCCGACGTGACGCCGGCCGCCGCACCCAAGCCGGCCGCCACCCGTTGAGCCGGCGCGAGGAAGCGGGCCCGGGCCGGTGAGCGAGGTGCGGATCGAGCGGCTGCGCTGGTGGCACATCCGCGAACTGCTGCCGATCGAGGACGAGCTGTTCGGCGCGGAGCGGTGGAGCGCGGCGATGTTCTGGAGCGAGCTCGCCGCCGGCCACTACTACCGGATCGCCCGCGACGACACCGGCATCGTCGGCTACGCCGGACTCGCCGTCACCGGCCCGGACGAGGCGTGGATCCACAACATCGCGGTACGCCGGGACCGGCAGCGCGCCGGCGTCGGCCGGGCCCTGCTGGACGACCTGCTCGCGGAGGCGGACCGGCACGGCGCGACGCACGTGCTGCTGGAGGTCGCGGTCGACAACGAGCCGGCCCGGACGCTGTACGGTCGCTACGGGTTCGTCGAGGTCGGCCGGCGCCGCGGCTACTACCAACCGAGCAACACCGACGCGTTGGTACTGAGAAGAGAGGCTTCGGGCAGTGACTGAGCAGGAGCGCGCGGCGGGCGCCGACGGGCCGCTGGTGCTGGGCATCGAGACGTCGTGCGACGAGACCGGGATCGGCGTGGTGCGCGGCACCACGCTGCTCGCCGACGCCGTCGCCTCCAGCATGTCCGAGCACGCCAAGTACGGCGGGGTGGTGCCGGAAGTGGCGAGCCGGGCGCACCTGGCGGCGATGGCCGGCACCATGCGCGAGGCGCTCGACACCGCCGGGGTACGGCTGTCCGATGTGGACGCCGTCGCGGTCACCGCCGGCCCGGGACTGGCCGGCGCCCTGCTGGTCGGCGTCGCCGCCGCGAAGGCGTACGCGCTGGCCGCGAACAAGCCGCTGTACGGGGTGAACCACCTGTCCGCGCACGTCGCGGTGGACACCCTGGAGCACGGTCCGCTGCCCGAGCCGGCGATCGCGATGCTGGTGTCCGGCGGGCACTCCTCGCTGCTGATGGTGGAGGACCTGGCCGGCCGGGTCGAGCCGCTCGGCGCCACCATCGACGACGCGGCCGGGGAGGCATTCGACAAGGTGGCCCGGCTGCTCGGGCTGCCGTTCCCGGGTGGCCCGCCGATCGACAAGGCGGCCCGCAACGGCGATCCGGTCGCGATCGACTTCCCGCGCGGTCTCACCGCGCCGCGGGACCTGCAGCGGCACCGGTTCGACTTCTCCTTCTCCGGGCTCAAGACCGCGGTGGCCCGCTGGGTCGAGGCGCGGCAACGGTCCGGCGAGCCGGTACCGGTGGACGACGTCGCCGCATCCTTCCAGGAGGCGGTCTGCGACGTGCTGTCCCGCAAGGCGATCGACGCCTGCCAGGAGCACGGGATCGACACCCTGCTGATCGGCGGCGGGGTGGCGGCGAACTCGCGGCTGCGGGCGATGGCCACCGAGCGCGCCGAGCGGTACGGGATCCGGGTCCGGGTGCCGCGGCCGAAGCTGTGCACCGACAACGGGGCGATGGTCGCCGCCCTCGGGTCGCATCTCGTCGCGGCCGCGGTACCGCCGTCCACACTGGACATCCCGGCCGACTCGTCCCTCCCGGTGACCACCGTGTCACTCGCCAACCGGATGTGAGCCGTGCTCGACTCGGCGGCAGCACTGGCCAGGCGGCTACGCCTGCCGGGGGGTGCGCGCGGCGCGGCTTCGTGGGACCTCGGCTTGGCCGCCGTGCTGGCAGCCGCGTCCTTCGTGCCGCAACTCGCCGGAAACGGCCTGCAGTTCGGTCAGCTGGCGGTACGCCCGGCTGACACGTGGTCCGTTCTGCTGACCCTGGGTCAGTGCCTGCCGCTGTCGGTACGGCGCCGGTGGCCTTTGCTGTGCCTCGTGGTGGTGACCGGTTCCTTCGCCGCGTTCCAATCGCTGGGCTACCGCACCGACTTCGCCAGTGCGGGGCTGTTCGTCGCGGTGTACAGCGCCGGCGCCCATCTCGGTCGCTCCCGGCGCGGGGTGGCCGCGGTAGCGACCGCCGGCTACGTCGCACTTTCCGTCACCCTGCACGCCCTGCGGTCGCCGGAACGACTGATCGACTACGGCACCTTCTACCTCGCGCTGGTCATCTGCTGGCGAGCCGGCTCCTGGATGCGCGCCAGGCAGGCGGCGGAGGTCGAGCGGCGCCGGGAGAGCGCGCAGCAGGCCACGGCGGCCGAGCGGGCCCGCATCGTCCGGGAGATCCACGACGTGGTGACCCACCACGTGACCGCCATCGTCGTCCAGGCCGACTCGGCCCAGTATCTGGTCGGCTCGGCGCCAGACCGGGCTGTGGACAGCCTCTCTGCCATTAGCGGAACCGGGCGGCGGGCGCTGGCGGAACTGCGGCATCTGCTCGGTGTGCTCGAGGGGCCCGAGGGCGCGGCCGGTCCGCGGCCGGGGGTTCCCGCACCCTCCGTGGAGGAGGCGCCGGCATCCGGTCGGTTCCGCGATCTGGTCGAGCGAACCCGGCTGGCGGGACAGCCGGCGGAACTGTTCGAGGACGGTGACGACGCGCCCATCGCCGGCGCTGCGCAACACGCCGCGTACCGGGTGGTGCAGGAAGCCCTGACCAACGCGGTGAAGCACGCGCCCGGCCGCCGCACCGTGGTCCGGGTACGGTACGGCACGGAGATCCGGATCGACGTCACCAGCGCGGGTCCGGTCATCGCCGAGCGCGCCTTCACCCCGGGACGCGGACTCACCGGCCTGCGCGAACGGGTGAACCTGTGCGGTGGGGAACTGTCCGCCGGTGCCCGACCCGGTGGTGGGTTCGTGGTCAGCGCCCGGATTCCGTCGGCGGGAGTGCGCGAATGACCGGCTCGGCGCCGATCCGCATCCTGGTTTGCGACGACCAGCCTTTGGTGCGTACCGGTTACTCCACCACGTTCGCCGCGCAGCCCGGGTTCGAGGTGGCAGGTGAGGCGAGCAACGGGCGGGCGGCGGTGGACGGCGCCCGCCGGCTGCGCCCCGACGTGGTCGTGATGGATGTCAGGATGCCGGTGCTCGACGGCATCGAGGCGACCCGCCTGCTTGCCGGCCCGGGGGTGCCGGACCCGGTGAAGGTGCTGGTCGTCACCACCTTCAACATCGACGAGTACGTCTACGCGGCGCTGCGGGCCGGGGCGAGCGGGTTCCTGCTCAAGGACTGTCTGCCCGCCCAGCTGATCGAAGGGGTACGCACGGTCGCCGCCGGGGATTCGTTGCTCGACCCGGCGGTCACTCGCCGGCTGATCGGCCGGTTCGCCGCCCGGATCAGGAACGACGATCCCGCCCAACCCTCGGCGGGACACCCGCTGTCCGCGCTGACCCGGCGCGAGACCGAGGTGCTCAAACTGGTCGCTGCCGGGTTGTCGAACGCCGAGATCGCCGGGGTCCTTTTCATCGGTACCGAGACCGTGAAGACCTACGTCTCACGCATCCTCGCCAAGCTCCAGTTGCGCGACCGGGTGCAGGCGGTGGTCCTCGCCTACCGGGTGGGCCTGGTGCGCGACCGCGACTGACCCGGCCGGCGCGACCGGGCGGTCCCCCGTGAGAGCTACCGGGAGTTGTCCACCTTGGGGTGACTTACCCTGCGCCGCCCGATCGTAGCGTTCTGGGCGGATGTCGCGGCACGACGCCGCGGCCGTACCCAGGAGCGTCATCGATGGACAGCGGATCCACACCAGCATCCAGTCCCGCAGTCGGCGACGCACCGAGGGCTTCGCCGCGGCGCCGGCCCGGGCCGGCGCGCTGGGCCTGGCTCGGCGCCGCGGCGCAGGTCGTCTTCCTCGTGGTCATGATCGCCGCCGCGTTCTGGCAGGGCCCGCGCTACAGCGTCCTGAAGCACACCGTCAGCGACATGTCCGCGATCGGCGCGCCGCACGCCATGGTCCCCATCGTCGTCTTCACCGTGTGCGGCGCCGCGACGATCGTCTTCGCGCTGCGCTCGGTGTGGCCGACGCTGCGTCCCGGCGGTTGGCGGGCGGCCCTGGGTACCGCGCTGCTCGCGCTGTCCGTGGTCGGCCTCGGTGACCTGCTGAGCTCGCAGGAACGGCTCGCCTGCCGGATGGCCGACCCGGGCTGCACCGCCATCAAGCAGATCTCCAACGCAGGCGGCAGTACGGACAACGTCGTCACCTCGCTCGGCGTACTGCTTCTCGTCGTCGCCGGGTTCTTCCTGGCCGCGGCGATGCGCCGAACGCCGGGCTGGCAGCGGTGGGCCTGGCCGGCCCGCTGGGCGGCGATCCTGGTCCTTGCCTTCGCCGTCGCCGACGTGCTGACCCAGAACGCGGGCCTGGGCGGGCTGTTCGAGCGGTTGGTCGCGGTGACCGGCGCCGTTGCGGTCGGCGTACTCGCGGTCGGGATCCTCCGTCGCGGCGCAGCTCGCGAGCCCTACCGCGAAACGGTGAGGCCGACGAGAATGGGGTCGTGATCGTACGGATGTGGGAGGCCAGGGCGCATCCCGCCGAGTTCCCGGAACTGCTCGACTGGGTGTACAAGGCGGTCGTGCCGGCGTTCGCGGTGGAGCCGGGGCACCTGGGTACCGAGGTGTTCCGGTCCGGCGACGAGCGGATCGTGGTGCTCTCCCGCTGGCGCGACCAGCCGGCGGAGATCGCCGAACCGCCGGCGCGGCTGGTGCCCCGGCCGCCGCACTCCTGGGACTTCGTCCCGGTCGACCGCTGAGCGACCCCGTGCCTCGCCGGATCCGAACCGGCGGGGCACGCTCGGCCCGAGCCGGTGATGGGGTCCGGCCGCCGAGCTATGCCCCGTCCGGTACCAGGTCGTCGAGCAGCGCGTCCAGCTCGGCGAGGCTGGAGACCCGGGGGCCGGTCCAGCCCGCGGTGTCCGCCCAGGGGTCGGCGATCGCGGTGTCGGCCAGTACCGTCGGCAGCCCCAGCGCCGCCGCACCGGACAGCTCGCCGCTCGCGCCGTCGCCGACGAACGCACACGACGTCGGCGGCAGGTTCAACGCCACCACCGCGGCCAGGTAGGCGCGCGGGTCCGGCTTCGCGTAGCCGAGCGTGCTGGAGAACACCGCCAGTTCGAACCGGTCGACGAACTCGGTCTCCCGCCACAACAGCGGCACCTCGGCGCTGCAGTTGGTCACCAGCGCGAGGCGCCAACCCTTGTCGCGCAAGGCATCCAGCGCGGCCAGTACGCCCGGGGCGGGGTGCAGCTGGCGCCGGGTCAGGGCGAGCCGCTGCCGGACCGCGCTGTCGACCGCGGCGGCGGTGGGCCGGCCACCGACCCGCTCGGCGAGGGTACGCATCGTCTCGGGTAGGTCGCCGAGGTGGCCGGTGAACCGGTCCTTGCGGCTGGCCCGTACCTCGGCGGCGAACCGCTCGGCGTCCACGCCGAGCACCGCGGAGATCCGCCGGGACACCTCGTCCCGCTGTACCGAGGTGTCGCCGGGCACCAGCGTGCCGAACAGGTCGAACAGAATCGCGCGCGTCACGCCCGCACGCTACCGGCCCCCGCCACCCGCCCAGCGCCCGCCCGCCTCCCACCGCCCGCCCGCCGCCCGCCCAGCGCCCGTCCAGGCTCGTTGATCAAGGGATTCGGGAGCATCGTGCCAGGATCGCGGGGACGAATCCCTTGATCAACGCGGCGTGGGAGTCAGGGCGGGAGCAACGCGGCGTGGGTGTCAGGGCGGGACCGGCGCGGCGTGGGGTGTCAGGGCGGGGCCGGCCAGTAGGAGCGGCGTTCGGCCACGGCGGTGAAGCCGAGGGCGCGGTACAGGGCGACCGCGGGGCGGTTGGAGACCGGCGTGAGCACGGCGACTCCGGTGGCGCCGAGCCGGGCCAAGCGGCGGAACGCCTCGGCGATCACCGCGCTGGCGTGGCCGCGCCGGCGGTGCCCCGGATGCGTACCGGCCGGCTCGAGCAGCGCGGTGCCACCCGGCGGGCCGAGCCAGGCGAGGCAGAACGCGGTGATCCGGTCGTCCACCGTGCCGACCAGGTCGAGCTCGGCGCGGTAGCCGGGCACCGCGCGCAGCCGCTGGTACCGCTCGGGAGTGAGCGACGAGCCGGGAAACGCGGCGTGCTGCACGGCCACCCGCTGGGCCGCGTCGGCGGACCGGAACGCCCGTACCGTGGGTTCGGCCGGGGGTTCGGCCACCGCGCCGGGCAGCGGGCGCCACAGGTGCAGCCAGATGTCCGGGTCCGGCTCGTAGCCGGCGGCGAGCAGCGCGCGGGTCAGCGCGCCGGGGCCGGGCGGCGGGTCGATCCAGGGCCCGCCGCCGGCCCGGTCCAGCCGCCGGGACAGGTCGGCGAGGACCGCGTCGGCCAGCGTCGAGTCGTGCAGGTACGCGGGGTTGACGGCGCAGCGGGCACTGCCCGGCTGGTCGCACAGGATCACTGCGGCGCAGCGCCCGGTGGCGTCCCACCAGACCCGGATCTGCTCGTCCCGGATAGCCGGCTCGAACCGCAGCGCCCAGCCGAGGTCACCGGCCTGCAGCTGCCACCCGCAGCCGGCCGACGGTTCCCAGGCGCGCAGCGACGCCAGTACCGTGCCGGCCTCCCGGTCGGTCAACCGGCGCCGGGTGAACCCCGTCTCCACGAAACGGCACCCTATGTGCCGGTGCCCCGGCGCGCGGTAGGGAAATCGTCGAACTGTGTCGCACGGCGCACCGATCCGCCCCAACCCCGCCGTCGATCAAGGGATCGGGACACGGAGTCGTCGCGTTTCGTGCCCGAATCCCTTGATCAACTGACCGCGCGGGGCCGCGCAGGGCCGCGCGGGGCCGCGCGGGAGCCGGAGTGGGGGAGGGGCGGGGGTGGGGGCGGGGTGGGAAACTCGGTCGCGGTGGGGGTGGGGCGGCCGTAGCGTCGGGGGGCGTGCGTCAACTGCCCCTCGCCGACCCCGGTACTCCGGTACACCGCTCACCGGCCGCGTACCTGCGGTGGCTGGTGCGCAAGCAGGCCGGCACGATCCTCGTCGCCATGTGCTTCGGCATCGCCTGGATGCTCGCGCAGGCGCTCATGCCGGCCGCGATCGGCAAGGCCATCGACGCCGGTCTCGGGCACCGCAACACCCGGGCGCTGTTCGACTGGGCGGCGGTGCTGTTCGGGCTCGGCGTGGTCCAGGCCGCCGCCGGCGTGATGCGGCACCGGCTCGCCGTGTCCAACTTCCTGACCGCCGCGTACCGGACCGTGCAGGTGGTCACCCGGCACTCGGTACGGCTCGGCGCGACGCTGCCGAAGCGGGTGGCGACCGGCGAGGTGGTGACCGTGGGCGCGACCGACATCGCCCAGCTCGGCAACTCGCTGGACATCTCCGGCCGGCTCGCCGGCTCGGTCGTCTCGTTCGTCACCGTGGCGATCATCCTGCTCGCCACCTCGGTACCGCTGGGTCTGCTCGTGCTGATCGGGGTGCCGGTGCTGGTCCTCGCGATCGGGCCGATGCTCAAGCCGCTGCACCGCCGCCAGCAGGCGCAGCGGGAGCTCGCCGGCGACCTCACCTCGTACGCGAACGACATCGTGCACGGCCTGCGGGTGCTGCGCGGCGTCGGCGGCGAGGAGGTCTTCGCGCGGCGCTACGCGGCCCGGTCGCAGCGGGTACGGGCGGCCGGCTACCGGGTCGCCGGGGTCGAGTCGGCCCTGGACGCCACCCAGATCCTGCTGCCCGGCGTCTTCGTCGTGCTGGTCACCTGGCTCGGTGCGCGGTTCGCGCTGACCGGGGTGATCAGCCCCGGCCAGCTCGTCGCGTTCTACGGGTACGCGGCGTTCCTGGTGCAGCCGCTGAGCACGCTCACCGAGGCGGCCGACAACCTGACCCGCGGCCTGGTCGCCGCCCGCCGGGTGGTGCGCATCCTCGACATCGAGCCGGAGCTGTCCGACCCGCAGACCCCGGCCGCGGTACCGGACGAGCCGGGCGAGGTGGAGCTGGCCGACGCGGCCTCCGGGGTGCGGATCGCCGCGGGCTCGCTGACGGTACTGGTGGTGTCCGGCCGGCCGTCCGCCGCGCAGCTCGCCGACCGGCTCGGCCGGTACACGGCCGGGTCGGTGCTGTTCCGCGGGGTGCCGCTGGACCGGCTGCCGACCGCCGAGGTGCGTCGGCGCATCCTGGTGTCCGACACCGGGTCGCGGCTGTTCGCCGGCCCGCTGCGGGCCGAGCTGGACCCGTCCGGCGCGCTGCGCGACGAGCGGATCCTGGCCGCGCTGGACGCCGCGTCCGGCGCGGACATCCTGGCCGGTCTGCCGGACGGGCTGGACACCGCGATCGAGGAACGCGGCCGGTCGGTGTCCGGCGGCCAGCAGCAGCGGCTGGTGCTGGCGCGGGCGCTGCTCGCCGATCCGGACGTGCTGATCCTGGTCGAGCCGACCTCGGCGGTCGACGCGCACACGGAGGCGCGCATCGCGGCCCGGTTCGCCGAGTTCCGCGCCGGCCGGACCACGGTGGTGCTGACCGAGAGCCCGCTGCTCGCGGACCGGGCCGACACCGTGCTGTTCGTGTCCGGCGGCGTGCTCGCCGCCGCCGGCAGGCACGCCGACCTGCTCGCGAACCCGGCGTACCGCGCGGTGGTGCTGCGCGGCGAGGACGACGACCGACCCGACGGCACCGGGGACGGGACGGGCACCGTCGCCGGCGCCGAGCCGACCGGCGGGCAGCCGGGCGCCGCGGCGACCGGTACGGGCCGGTCCGGAACGGTGGCCGCGGAACGGATCGGGGCGGTGGCCGCCGACCCGACGCTGCCGCTGCGTGCGGAGGTGACGGAATGACGGTGCAGCTGCCGGTGGCGACGCCGGCCCAGGTCCGGCGGTACGCCCGGACCCTCGCCCGGCGGCACCCCAGGGCGCTGGTGACCGCGCTGGTGCTGCACGCGCTGGCGGCGATCGCCGGGCTCGGCGCGCCGCGGCTGCTCGGCAACCTGGTCCAGGCGGTACAGGACGGGACCACCCGGGTCACGGTGGACAAGGTGGCGCTGGCGATCGCGGCGTTCGTGATCGGCCAGTCGGTGCTGACCAGGTTCGCCCGGTTGGTGTCGTTCCGGCTCGGTGAGCGGGTACTGGCCGAGTTGCGCGAGGAGTTCGTCCGCCGGGTGCTGTCCCTGCCGTTGTCCACAGTGGAGCGTGCCGGCACCGGCGACCTGCTGACCCGTACCTCCCGGGATGTCGACGCGCTCGCCCGCACGGTCCGGTTCGCGGCGCCGGAGACGCTGATCGCGCTGGTCACGACCGTGCTCACGCTCGGCGCGCTGGCCCTGGTCGGCCCGCTCGTCGCGCTGCCCTGCCTGATCGCGGTGCCGATCCTGTGGGCCTCCACCCGCTGGTACCTGCGCCGCGCCACCGCCGGCTACCTGCGCGAGAACGCGGCCTACTCCGACGTCAACGAGGGGCTCGCCGAGACCGTCGAGGGCGCCCGTACCGTCGAGGCGATGCGCCTTGCCCGGCAACGGATCCGGCGCACCGACGGCGACATCGGCCGGTCGTTCGCGGCCGAGCGATACACGCTGTGGCTGCGCTCGGTGTGGTTCCCGGCGGCAGAGGTCAGCTACGTCGTCCCGGTGGTGGCCACGCTGCTGGTCGGCGGGCTGCTCTACACGCACGGGATGGCGAGCCTCGGCCAGGTCACCGCGGCCACTCTCTACGTGCAGCAACTGATCGACCCGGTCGACCGGCTGCTGTCCTGGCTGGACGAGCTGCAGGTCGGCGGCGCCTCGCTGGCCCGCCTGCTCGGCGTCTCCGCCGGCCCGGACGAGGCTGCCGACGCCCGTCCCGGCGCTGCGGGCTCGCCCGGCGGAACGCCGGGCCCCGCTGCCGATCCGGTACCGCTGCCGTCCGGTGCGGCGCCCGCGGTGGTCGCGGCCGGCGTGCATTACTCCTATGTGGATGGTCGGGATGT
This genomic interval carries:
- a CDS encoding GNAT family N-acetyltransferase, whose translation is METGFTRRRLTDREAGTVLASLRAWEPSAGCGWQLQAGDLGWALRFEPAIRDEQIRVWWDATGRCAAVILCDQPGSARCAVNPAYLHDSTLADAVLADLSRRLDRAGGGPWIDPPPGPGALTRALLAAGYEPDPDIWLHLWRPLPGAVAEPPAEPTVRAFRSADAAQRVAVQHAAFPGSSLTPERYQRLRAVPGYRAELDLVGTVDDRITAFCLAWLGPPGGTALLEPAGTHPGHRRRGHASAVIAEAFRRLARLGATGVAVLTPVSNRPAVALYRALGFTAVAERRSYWPAPP
- a CDS encoding ABC transporter ATP-binding protein, which gives rise to MRQLPLADPGTPVHRSPAAYLRWLVRKQAGTILVAMCFGIAWMLAQALMPAAIGKAIDAGLGHRNTRALFDWAAVLFGLGVVQAAAGVMRHRLAVSNFLTAAYRTVQVVTRHSVRLGATLPKRVATGEVVTVGATDIAQLGNSLDISGRLAGSVVSFVTVAIILLATSVPLGLLVLIGVPVLVLAIGPMLKPLHRRQQAQRELAGDLTSYANDIVHGLRVLRGVGGEEVFARRYAARSQRVRAAGYRVAGVESALDATQILLPGVFVVLVTWLGARFALTGVISPGQLVAFYGYAAFLVQPLSTLTEAADNLTRGLVAARRVVRILDIEPELSDPQTPAAVPDEPGEVELADAASGVRIAAGSLTVLVVSGRPSAAQLADRLGRYTAGSVLFRGVPLDRLPTAEVRRRILVSDTGSRLFAGPLRAELDPSGALRDERILAALDAASGADILAGLPDGLDTAIEERGRSVSGGQQQRLVLARALLADPDVLILVEPTSAVDAHTEARIAARFAEFRAGRTTVVLTESPLLADRADTVLFVSGGVLAAAGRHADLLANPAYRAVVLRGEDDDRPDGTGDGTGTVAGAEPTGGQPGAAATGTGRSGTVAAERIGAVAADPTLPLRAEVTE
- a CDS encoding ABC transporter ATP-binding protein; translated protein: MTVQLPVATPAQVRRYARTLARRHPRALVTALVLHALAAIAGLGAPRLLGNLVQAVQDGTTRVTVDKVALAIAAFVIGQSVLTRFARLVSFRLGERVLAELREEFVRRVLSLPLSTVERAGTGDLLTRTSRDVDALARTVRFAAPETLIALVTTVLTLGALALVGPLVALPCLIAVPILWASTRWYLRRATAGYLRENAAYSDVNEGLAETVEGARTVEAMRLARQRIRRTDGDIGRSFAAERYTLWLRSVWFPAAEVSYVVPVVATLLVGGLLYTHGMASLGQVTAATLYVQQLIDPVDRLLSWLDELQVGGASLARLLGVSAGPDEAADARPGAAGSPGGTPGPAADPVPLPSGAAPAVVAAGVHYSYVDGRDVLRGIDLTVRPGERLAMVGPSGAGKSTLGRLLAGIHPPRSGSVTIGGVPLVSLPLDRRRREVALVTQEHHVFVGTVADNVSLPRPDATEAEVRAALRAVDALGWAEALPDGLATAVGSGGTELSAAQAQQLALARLVLADPHTLVLDEATSLIDPRAARHLERSLGAVLAGRTVIAIAHRLHTAHDADRVAVVADGRIVELGPHADLVAAGGDYAALWDSWHGRH